Below is a genomic region from Kryptolebias marmoratus isolate JLee-2015 linkage group LG12, ASM164957v2, whole genome shotgun sequence.
TCTGTCCAGTGAAATCCAGTAGTAGATGCAAAACGGCACATCTCGAGTCAAAGCTGAGAAACTGGTTGTGGAAACACAGATGAGAGAATAATAACATGATGTTTGGTGTAGTAGAAGATATTTCCAGCCTGTTTTAGTGGTATCCAGGCTTTACAATACTGTTAGTTTTGGTGTCAGAGAGTTTCAGTTCAATCCCAGCGTCCATCCTGGAGAAACACCTGTGCTGCTACGACAGTTTGGTCACAGGTAACTGGATGTCCCAGCCGTTGTGAGCCACGTTGCCGTTCTGACTGCTGAATTTGGGGTTCTTGAGGCTGTAGCGGCGCATCTTGGTGTTCTTGTAGTAGATGGAGTAGATGAAAAGGAAGACAATGGAGATGATCACCACTGTGAGAGCCACGAATCCAGCAATGAGGGGGAGGTAATCCTCTgtaaagaaaccaaacaaaaatgtgtctcAATTTCTGCTATTTAACATCTTAAATGTTCTTCTCTGTAGAgttgttcattatttttagaGCAAGATCAAACATGATCCACATCACTAAGAGGTTTGGACAAAGAAGTGTAAGATGAAAATGACCACAATACCAACTTCTTAAGGATCAACAGAACCACATTTCTGAGTttaaagcagaagttttgaggAGGATTTTGAGCCTAAATTCTACCTTTGGTATTCTGCCCAGTGTTGTTCAGAACCTGACTCCAGCAGGTCTTTTGCTGTATCACCTACATGTGTCCCATTAGATTCAGAGTTGATAATCACAAAACCTGTGGAGGATGACGTCTAATTTGCGACATCATGGTACATTACTGGACTGGGAGCTGCCATCGGGCACATTACGTTGTTCACATGATCAGCAGCAACACTCAGACTGTGGTGACACACAAACTATTTCTGACTGGTATCAAGAGGCCAAAATAATGCaggaaaaataatcattaacaCCATTACACCACAGACATCAGACTGGACTGTTGTGGCAGAATTACTGaactatcttttttttcccccagtatTTAATCTTTCTGATTTAGTGACCCAACTCTCCCAGCAGCCTCGGGTTTGACATCTTGACCAAAGTAAAACCCAGCGTCATATTCTGCTgctgaaatgacttttttctgctctctcacacacacagattctaaaagaaaacatgtccaggtatAAAATTCAcatcaataataaatatttaaaaactggtctaaatctgTCTATATTCCAAGGAGGGCAACTTGTACAACTCCACAGGTCTTAGTATTTGCAGAATTTGAAGATTATTTAAATGGATAAATGCAGGAATAGGTCTGATCTGGTTCCTTTGATTGAACCTTATATGTTCAGCAAAGAAACAATCACTCTTCAGAAAAAAATTTAAGTACATTACctattaaaataactttaacttcTTGTATGGTGGAGTTAAACTTATTAGTAGCATTACACTTGTAGGAGCCTGCGTCATAAACCACGAGATGTCCATCAGATTTAAGAGTTGCTGTTTGCGAGTTGTACTCCCAGTCGATTGTTGGAGGAGGGTTACCATCAGCCTCACAAACAAGCTCCTCGGGAGAATCTCTGAACACCAGGACTGTCTCTGGAAGCTTCGTGGTATTAATACTGGGTCCATCTGTAAAACCAGAGGCAAACAGCAGTGTGAGGACAGGTTCAGGTTTATTAGAGTTTATGAAGAGTTTTTAAGACTGACTACTGTGAAACAAAAGTAATTCTCACAGAACACAGGGATATTTAAGGTGTTGGACGTCATGTTTGGAGGCTGTGGTCCTGTCAGTCCCAGGCTCAACTCAGCCTCACATCTGGCCTCGATGCCGTTGTGAGACCTCTCCAGAGTGATGTTCATGGTGCACGACACGTTTAGCGGAGATCTGTTGGGACTGGAGTCGCAGCTTGCGTTACCTAACGGTGGGACGGTTTCGTTCCCTCTGTAAAACGTCCACCTCACGGTGAGGTTTTGTGCAGGAGCGACACCGATGATGTCacacttcagctgcagctcggtGCCCTCCAGGAATGATTCAGAGGCATTCACGAAGCGGATGGACACTTTTTCTGGTATTTCTGCAGGGAAGTTGattcaagaaatatttttttagattaagatggaaaaatgaaaccaacatgaaataaataacaaaaaataaaggcGTAGCATTCCTtttaggaatgcatatcccccacCCATGTCTGCTGTGGTGTCAATCAGACATACTTACTGTAGAGAATGTAGGGTAAAGCTTTAGAGCAGATTCCTATCCCCGTAAAGTTCCCATGACAGGAGGGCTGAGGGTCCCAGTCTTCGCTGGTGTTAACAAACCAGCTTGAGTTAGATATGTTAGTGCTTTTCAGAGtccagaatatttttttaacattggtCTTGTTGGTTTTGGATTCGCACTCTACAAGTTGGCCCCTGCTTTGGTATTGCAACACCACCTCCTTCGGAGTTATTTCAATGGGGCATTCCTGCTCAGCACCTGTGAAAAGAAGGGTGGGAGTGGGAAATGGTTTTAATCCACTTTAAGGCTACACGCATGAATTATAACAACATGACATTTCCAGGTATGGTCCTGGAGAGAAACAGAGCATTAAAGCCACTGGTCCTAAGTACAATGGTATCACTGAAGGCAACAGGAAAAGACTCAGGAAGGATATTCCCCTCCCTTAATGCAGTCTGTACTTGGTGGTGCCCACCATTCTTTCAGCTGCACTGTATACATACTAGTTAAGTGCGTCATCCCCCCCATTCCTCTAAATATAACACATAAAAGGATCCTAATTGAGACATATAAGGGAAAATAAAGAATACAAGCACCATTAAAAGTACATAAGTCAAAGGCAAGATCAAAAACCTGAATAAGTCATTTCAGTTCCATGCAGAGTCGCACAAACAACTATAATAAATACTGTTCTTTACAAATAAGAACggtttaaagtttttacttcGTCATAAACCATCTCAGTCtccacacaaaagaaaacatgagctCTTAAAGTGTTTCACGCAACTTACGCGACTTTGTCCCGTTAGAAAGCGACAGCAGCTCTAAAATGAAAAGGACCGACAGCAGACGAAGAGAGCCGAAATCCTCCATCGGAGTGAAAGAAACTCAGAGAGGTGACTTCTGAAAATCAGGAGCTGCCGTCTTTCTTCTGCTCTTCGAGCCCGGTCGGTTCCGCTCAGCCGGACGGACACAACCCAGAGGCGTGCggggtgtggggggtggggggacaggaagctaagctaagctacaATGGCTGGAAAAGCAGCGAGCAGCAAGCGGAGAGGAAACGAGCCCCCCCCCTCCGGCACCGGGCACGCACTGTGACGGTGCGCGGCCCCACCGAGGCCCCCTGGCTGCTAACTGTGATACAATATAAGGCAAATGTGAAACTTTTACAGGACTgagtaaaaactttaaactgttcTCATGTGTAAAGAACAGTGTTGTTGAGCAGCGTACTGTAGTGGGGTGTGGAAAGTAGAGGTGTgcagggtgctgcagcacctcaCGATGGATTCCAGAGGACATGCATGTTAAAATCCATCCgttcatttattttagctggTTTTTCATGCAGCGTAGCAGGGGAGAGGGTGCTTTGCAGCTGGCTGGGGACAGCCCGGGCAGGTTGCAAGTTTAAATTCcagtatttttaaagttttgtaattttgttaCACAAAGCAGTGCTCTTATTGTATATGTTTATTGTGCTGTTTTATACGGTTTATagactgtttaaaaaacactgcagtgtgGGAGTTAAGGTGGAATGTTTTATACAAAATCTATGTGAAAATCATGTCTTGTTCACATCATCAGTGTGCTGAAATGCtgattttgatattttagaAAACTGATTGGGAATCAAGTCTGAaaaccatgttttgttttgttttctctgcctttttaaaattttttatccagacctggaaaattCCTAAATTcatttccatgtttttaaagataCATAGGAACACCTGCATGCAGCATCCTCCCAGTGGAGAAGATTAAAGGGTCATCTTTgcaaaattatgaaataaaacatacagagttattctgaactatatcaaatggtgcagtttgaacgAGTTTatagttttccaaatatattgaacgcagttctgaaatgcaggtccacactcaatATACACAAAACACTCGGCTGAATCCACCGAAAACCAAGTGggagcttgagtcacatgactgaccaaCATAAGTCTGtgaagtaaacaaatatggGTGGTATGTTTACCGTTTGACctataggtaaacaaacactcGTGGATGTTGGCATCTGGTCACAAATTTGGCTTAcaaatttttagtttaaagacacattaaccatggatatgagaaaatattttgagg
It encodes:
- the LOC108243745 gene encoding B-cell receptor CD22-like isoform X3, which encodes MKTTKGTLSASRQKTNPMTEWRLFLQLFAGLVLIVSDGPEWTCPHTYTILENSIHNVTCSLGFPEPEEIWFKDEEEVVLPQVLTRRNAGQYLVRVSNTLSSYNFTVDIIVLYPPSEIFELEDAEVNVGESLGLKCSSVSYPKPNYSWSYYQEANVMVQTEDGVSRLIIDRATGYNTGFYTCRVWTEQGSVSKTVRVHVKGAEQECPIEITPKEVVLQYQSRGQLVECESKTNKTNVKKIFWTLKSTNISNSSWFVNTSEDWDPQPSCHGNFTGIGICSKALPYILYKIPEKVSIRFVNASESFLEGTELQLKCDIIGVAPAQNLTVRWTFYRGNETVPPLGNASCDSSPNRSPLNVSCTMNITLERSHNGIEARCEAELSLGLTGPQPPNMTSNTLNIPVFYGPSINTTKLPETVLVFRDSPEELVCEADGNPPPTIDWEYNSQTATLKSDGHLVVYDAGSYKCNATNKFNSTIQEVKVILIEDYLPLIAGFVALTVVIISIVFLFIYSIYYKNTKMRRYSLKNPKFSSQNGNVAHNGWDIQLPVTKLS